A window from Candidatus Nitrospira neomarina encodes these proteins:
- a CDS encoding redoxin domain-containing protein, which produces MNIGHSTLPHMRVPALLKGNMIDLDLANLEGQWGILCCLPKLEFCDAVFLNQFRRTVKKQGALLLGMPHPAHSFQGSHLPTTNILSIPLLIDPTHRLDRALGLWSKPPFNQCQTFIFDPEGVIRDRRNHSFNWHGMTRLLGILKQCQDFSFPPAQERNHTPAITNFMFAKQDLNPTLC; this is translated from the coding sequence ATGAACATAGGACATTCCACCCTGCCCCACATGAGAGTTCCCGCACTGCTGAAGGGAAATATGATCGATTTAGATCTAGCGAACTTAGAAGGACAATGGGGCATATTGTGTTGCCTTCCCAAACTTGAATTTTGCGATGCCGTGTTTCTCAATCAGTTTCGCAGAACCGTCAAAAAACAGGGCGCCCTCCTATTGGGTATGCCACACCCCGCTCACTCGTTTCAGGGATCGCACCTCCCCACAACCAACATCCTTTCCATCCCTTTGTTAATTGACCCTACACACCGTTTAGATCGAGCCCTGGGGTTATGGAGTAAACCTCCCTTTAATCAATGCCAGACCTTCATCTTCGACCCAGAAGGAGTAATCAGAGACCGACGGAACCATTCGTTCAACTGGCATGGCATGACCCGACTTTTGGGCATATTGAAACAATGTCAGGACTTTTCGTTTCCGCCTGCGCAAGAACGAAACCATACTCCTGCCATCACCAATTTCATGTTTGCCAAACAGGATCTGAACCCAACCCTTTGCTGA